The sequence aaaaaagtctaaattGCGTTGATTTTTAcggaagttatgaattttttttagattttttaagaattttcgtttacaaattttttttttacaaaataaatatatatatatatatatatatatatatatatatatatataaatatatatatatatatatatatatatatatatatatacatgtaaaaaaaatatatatacttattttgtTAACAAGAAttcttaacaaattaaaaaaaattaattacttccgTAAAAGTTAACGCACAAAAGActtctttttttcattgtttgttttttagtgcgcagaaagaataataaatacgaATTTCCGGAGTTAACACCTTCAAATTCGCGGTCATAGGTctagtttataattttctttattatcaatCGATGATTTGCCTATTGTAACACCGTGGGATataaatctaataatttttttcgtaaatctGTCACGAAaacgaacaattaaaaaaaaaagtatgggattatttttatttttcgatttttaatgGCCGAAAAACAGTGGAGCccaacttttatatatttacccaatatttaaaaaattttttttaacaattatttatcttttcaaTTTTCCTTCTTCTAATTAACCATAAATTTACTTACAACGTTCAATTCTCTTGTCTCCTCCCTCCATTCACCTACACATTTCCTCAACCGATGCATTTCCATCTCCAATTTCTTCATTCTTCTATGAAGATTTATGTCCTGAATTTCAGGACCTTTTAATTCTGCCTTAGTAtctgtaaaaaagaaataacatcAATATCCTCATTTAAacaaatgatttataattgttatctATATACTACACccctgatttaaaatattaattaaaaagtattggaAAGCAGTCGCTCTGtgtaaattatatatctatatatacattaaaaaaattaataacattgaaaaaaattcaaattttattatttttattttcttttaatcaatattttttatcgggGATCCATAATTATACAGTTTTAAAATCAAGCCCtgttgtattaataattacttaaaatctTTAGAAATTAGTTTAAATGAACTATCCTCAAGGTATCCCCtatctaaaataatataaaaaaaagtagctCTATGCAAATTATTATCCTATACATATGTTCATAGAaatgaaaatagttttaaagaatttaattttatcattttcaatgAGTAATTCTGAATATTTGCAGTTTTAGAAagggattaaaaaaatttcgtcatTCCGGAGTACTCTCCTGCATAGCACCATAAGCTACGACAAAATGCGGAGTTCCTATTAAAATCACAACTTTATATACTGAATATTTTCTCggatctttattttattttctattcggttaaaaatttactttaatactGTCTAATAGAAATGATCATGCACTTTCTAATCAATATATTGTTCAATCTTACCAATTAAATCCTCACCAACCCGCTCATTAACAATATTGTCATCTTTCTGATGCCGCTTCTTATTGTTAATTACAACGTCCTGGTCACctacaaagaaaaatatatagaatgaataatataaaaaattttaaagtgaaaATGAATTCCAAGAACTACACACGGTATAAAATGTCAagggaaaaatttatcgtttttcacaaattattattgttaaaaaaacaaaaactataaacaaacaaatgacttttttttatagaggaTTATATTTCTCACATGAAAGGTCCTTAGCAATTGAACTCAATCTTTTTGTATTTCCcaccaaaatttgaatttaaaattaaaattaagttataGAACTGATCCGTTCAGTTTCCCGAAGTTTCCAGCACTTgttattaaattctctacaagaaTTCGATTTATCAGCATTATCGTATCTTTCACACTTGAgccaaaatgtaaaaaatgaaattcgaaaattgaacCGTATAATTCTATAATTTCTAACTTTTTGGTGTATTTTGTGTAACTTTTAcacgaaaattatttataccacacaaagtataaaaaaaaattacatattagttgtacaaaaaagttcttcccgtttttcaaagatggagttatctaacagctatttataggttagctatgaatacgtatatgtacatgcacagctgtttgtactctttaaattcatcaagcttttaatatattaaacttcgatatatatatttttttattaacttaaaaatggaagtaagtaatgagcatatccgccattgtcttttatatgaatttcatcaagaaAAAGTGCcgctgaagctcaaagaataatctgtgcaacttatggtgacagtgttattgatgacagtacttgtcgaagatggtttcggaaattcacaaacagagattttaatttaaatgataaaccacgctctggaagaccttcaacaatcagtgacgagaaattggaagaattactgaatcaagattctgcacaaacacaacaagaacttgcgaaaaagttaaacgttactcaacaagctatttctgaaagattacatgctttaggtaagattcaaaaagaaggaaaatgggtacctcatgaattaactccagaacaacgagagagacgagttgacacctgcctgtcgttgctttcacgacataaaaaaaaagttttttgtggaaacttgtaacaggggacgaaaagtgggtttactatgagaatcctaaacgtcgaaaacattgggtagacccaggacaaccaacgacatcaacaccaaaacgtaatgtttttgggaaaaaaatattgctttgtatttggtgggatgagtggggcgtgctatattatgagttactcaaaccaggagaaaccgttactggagaacgctacagttgtcaattaaaaaaactagcagataaaatcaacagtaaaagacgatttgcgggacaaaaacctcgaccagtgatactgcagcatgataacgccaggcctcatagaagttcaatcgtccaccacactataaatgatttacagtgggaagttttaccgcacccggcgtattcaccagaccttgcaccgtgtgatttttacctattccgttcattgcaaaattacttggctgacaaacacttacaaaatgaaaacgaaatgcaaaaaacaatagatgatttcatttcgacaaaagatcaagccttttatcgccgtgggatccatcagttgcctgagcgttggcaaagggtagtagatgttgatggtggttattttgattaaaatttgtattttatttaaaatttttaaatatatttttttttgacaaaaaacgggtagaacttttttgtacacctaataaaaaactattataattatactacTGTCAGTGGCGAGAAtcgcaaaaattattactgagAGACATGTAAATGACTCGGTGTTTGAATTTCGGTGTACaaatcaaacaaaatattcaaagcaGTTGGTAATTATAAGAGATGGtcaaaatttcagattttacTTCAGATATCTTTAATGGAAGGTAAAAGatactttataatattaatgcaGATATTCTTTTTAgggaatatttatttttaattaatactttacaGCGTGCACTTTATGTAcagttcatttatttttaaatttaaaggcTAGTttgtaaataacaataaaataataagaaatgtattatttaatgataatgaatgtaatatatacatgtatgaatatttataatataaatttatatttttttgatgaagtgagataattaataatcatttatttttaatccttaCACGAAacgttatattttaattatttatataaatatttagcgccaaaatattttttcaggaATGGGTTTTTGAGATCCattgtaatttaatcattGCAATTTTCACATCCATTattggataataataatatgcatTGATGCATCGTATGTTTTGTCATTAAAAGAGATGGATACCTAACTTTAGCCATGAATACGGGTCTTTTGTCATTGATTACAAATTCCCTCCTATCGTAATATAGTATGAATATGctggaaatatatttttatacatgcTCAGATATTATCAAGAATACCacagacattaaaaataataatcaaataattaaactgagagaaatgtttaaaattttataaataattaattataataaaagtaacggttgaaaacaaaattttagtGCGTTGAAATTTGAAGCTACAGAAAATGCCGTGTCTGTAAGATTTTTCGAACTTACTGTTTTTATTACATTCGATTTTAaagtatgatttaaataaaaataccactACATTCGCTGAGAGTATGAAAGTTTATATTTGCACGCGAAACGGAGAGAAAGGAGTGATAGGTCGGATGTTAGTAGTGGCAGCGACGGAAAG comes from Microplitis demolitor isolate Queensland-Clemson2020A chromosome 8, iyMicDemo2.1a, whole genome shotgun sequence and encodes:
- the LOC128668455 gene encoding uncharacterized protein LOC128668455; translation: MLDSVTFMFESDQDVVINNKKRHQKDDNIVNERVGEDLIDTKAELKGPEIQDINLHRRMKKLEMEMHRLRKCVGEWREETRELNVTIKSWMNLSTHSQHSQGRPTFLPNYQPTFPSPQLSP